Proteins from one Tachyglossus aculeatus isolate mTacAcu1 chromosome 23, mTacAcu1.pri, whole genome shotgun sequence genomic window:
- the ELOVL7 gene encoding elongation of very long chain fatty acids protein 7, with the protein MAFSNLTLSVARLYGDWIKNADPRVGEWPLMSSPLPQAAILTAYIYFVTLLGPKLMENRKPFDLKKPMVAYNFLMVAYSLYMCYEFVMSGWGTGYSFRCDLVDYSTSPAALRMAWTCWLYYFSKFIELLDTIFFVLRKKTSQVTFLHVFHHTIMPWTWWFGVKFAPGGLGTFHALLNSAVHVVMYSYYGLSALGPTFHSILWWKKHLTSLQLVQFVVVTVHIGQFFFMPDCEYQFPIFVYIILSYGVIFLLLFLHFWYRAYTQGRRLPKACRNGVGHAKMP; encoded by the exons ATGGCCTTCAGCAATCTCACGTTGAGCGTTGCTCGACTCTACGGGGACTGGATCAAAAATGCCG ACCCGCGGGTCGGGGAGTGGCCCCTCATGTCGTCCCCACTGCCTCAGGCGGCCATCCTGACGGCCTACATCTACTTCGTCACCTTGCTGGGGCCGAAGCTCATGGAAAACCGAAAGCCATTTGACCTGAAGAAACCGATGGTGGCCTACAACTTCCTCATGGTGGCCTACTCCCTGTACATGTGCTATGAG TTTGTCATGTCCGGCTGGGGCACGGGCTATTCTTTCCGGTGTGACCTGGTCGACTACTCCACCTCCCCTGCGGCCTTAAGA ATGGCCTGGACCTGCTGGCTCTACTACTTCTCCAAGTTCATCGAGCTCCTGGACACG ATCTTTTTCGTCCTGCGGAAGAAAACCAGCCAAGTGACGTTCCTGCACGTGTTCCACCACACCATCATGCCCTGGACCTGGTGGTTCGGAGTCAAGTTCGCTCCAG GCGGCTTGGGGACATTCCACGCCCTGTTGAACTCGGCGGTGCACGTTGTCATGTACTCCTACTACGGCCTGAGCGCGCTGGGGCCCACCTTTCACAGCATCCTTTGGTGGAAGAAGCATCTGACCTCCCTCCAGCTG GTGCAGTTCGTGGTGGTGACCGTCCACATCGGCCAGTTCTTCTTCATGCCGGACTGCGAGTACCAGTTCCCCATCTTCGTGTACATCATCCTGAGCTACGgcgtcatcttcctcctcctgttcctgcaCTTCTGGTACCGCGCCTACACCCAGGGCCGGCGCCTGCCCAAGGCCTGCAGGAACGGCGTCGGCCACGCCAAAATGCCCTGA